One Cloacibacillus sp. genomic window carries:
- a CDS encoding MFS transporter, which yields MTDNFGDIRRAYKYILIFFLITFISASLESGYYFLLPYLEGSGIAAGLLGGAAMGVCYGVSFVIRPFIPAVEQRIGDEWMLRCGYICFFISAAGVAAAAVSINQVIFWRGLAGLGLSMVGVSLTAYEREFIPEHIRGYSIALITTAYSLPSLVVVPPMEYLIGHGFFKTYIFFFPLLVAVGFWAVLRLPGIKGGGAQENEEKALSYAALLKEPKIQLFALSAALFALTDAGQLTFVQLAKEIGMAASYFFSVSAATALIFRIFCGRLIDLLPRKICASGACALTAAMMFTMTFASTPAALMICGFLFGVGMGFGYPAFMCMTLDLGGRKNVTRLAVIFGLIYSGLFFLTPVAMEFLIKLTGGAGPAYRLLYLSVFVISSALVPVSARVYRSN from the coding sequence ATGACGGACAACTTCGGAGATATCCGAAGAGCTTATAAATATATACTGATATTTTTCCTCATCACCTTCATTAGCGCCTCTTTGGAGAGCGGCTACTACTTTCTGCTGCCGTACCTTGAAGGCAGCGGGATAGCGGCGGGGCTTCTTGGAGGCGCTGCGATGGGGGTCTGTTACGGCGTCTCTTTCGTCATCCGTCCGTTTATACCTGCGGTGGAACAGAGGATCGGGGACGAATGGATGCTGCGCTGCGGCTATATCTGCTTTTTTATAAGCGCCGCAGGCGTGGCAGCCGCCGCTGTTTCGATAAATCAGGTTATTTTTTGGCGGGGGCTTGCGGGCCTAGGGCTGAGCATGGTGGGCGTCTCGCTCACCGCCTATGAGAGAGAATTTATACCGGAGCACATAAGGGGCTACAGCATCGCGCTCATCACCACCGCGTACAGCCTGCCGTCGCTCGTCGTCGTGCCTCCGATGGAATATTTGATAGGACACGGCTTTTTTAAGACATATATCTTCTTTTTCCCGCTTCTCGTAGCAGTTGGCTTTTGGGCGGTTCTGAGGCTGCCCGGCATAAAAGGCGGCGGCGCGCAGGAAAATGAGGAAAAGGCGCTCTCCTACGCCGCGCTGCTCAAAGAGCCGAAGATACAGCTTTTTGCGCTCTCCGCCGCGCTCTTTGCCCTGACGGACGCGGGCCAGCTCACGTTCGTCCAACTGGCGAAGGAGATAGGGATGGCCGCCTCATATTTTTTCAGCGTATCTGCGGCTACGGCGCTCATCTTCAGGATCTTCTGCGGACGGCTGATAGACCTGCTTCCGCGAAAGATATGCGCCTCGGGCGCATGCGCTCTTACGGCGGCTATGATGTTTACGATGACATTCGCCTCTACGCCAGCCGCGCTTATGATATGCGGCTTCCTCTTCGGCGTTGGGATGGGCTTCGGCTACCCCGCCTTTATGTGCATGACGCTTGATTTGGGCGGCAGAAAAAACGTGACGCGGCTTGCGGTCATATTCGGCCTCATCTATTCGGGACTTTTCTTCCTTACGCCGGTGGCGATGGAATTTTTGATAAAGCTGACCGGCGGCGCAGGGCCCGCCTACAGGCTCTTATATTTATCGGTGTTCGTAATATCCTCAGCACTCGTTCCAGTGAGCGCGAGGGTTTATAGATCAAATTAA